In Dysidea avara chromosome 6, odDysAvar1.4, whole genome shotgun sequence, the genomic stretch TGGACACcggtcaccaaaattcctgaaGTTACTCCATTCATTATACATTACAAGATCTACCATAATTCTCTTTATTATCATGCAGAAATTTTCATTTtatgcaaaaatattttgtaaCGTAGATGCTGGGTCAAGGGGCATTAAGGGTTGCATAGCTTAAAGTATGTTCAGAGggttaaatcctgcagatttaggGTGAAATAGATTACACTATATACTTCATGATCAACATCAACAGTGATCATAAGCTAGCCACAAATTAAGAGAtaacatatatatattaaaCTGTATTACCATATATAGGAATACTGTCCCCTATGTACCCCTCACTATTATAGTGAGGAATATCAAGATATAAAGTGCATAAACTATACATTAGGAGTACCTGTAATATTTTCATAAATTTACCATAATTGGATATAAAATACTTATGaacatatatatatttataatacCCAAATGTGATTTATTATAACAACACTGACAGTGCTTTAGAGAATACAGTCCACAACATGGCAGGATAATTTTAGGATAGTGCAGTTTATGGTTAGCCACACCTTTGCCTACAAGTGTATATTATATAGAAAATTAGAGTTGTGTTATTAGGTGATGGAATGCTTTGAAATTATATTAATTACCACATTATCCACATATACattatgatttatgtgaatgactgctctattagaatatctcaatatTCTGCAACTGTTTTGTATAAAAATCtataaattttgcatacgaaaattaatTTGCAACACAAAAACGTGAATTACAATACTTTCAGTAGGTAGGTGATAATGATATACTGTGTACATACTTCGTAAGATATTAACATTACTAGTAGCAGAACTAGATACACTGAAGCTAAAAGAAGCATCAGAAAGGAGCTACAAGGAGACAGCAGGAATTACTAATGTGCCGGGAGTTAACAATCACACAATTTCCATTTGCAAAATATGACTATAGTATTATTGCCTCATGCATGTTTGCAGCTTTTTGTACCTTTCTTAACAAACAAATTCCAATCAACTGCTATCAAAATTGACTCATTGTTTCTCCTTACCCATCCTCACCATATTCCATCCTGCTGCCTCTAAATTCATTACTGTTATTTAATAGTTAATTACGTTCGCTCTAGCATTTCAATGCTTAGACACTTTAAGAAGGCTTTCAACAATCCTTAATTGTACATATTATAGTgacagtttttaaaaaaaattttagatAACATGTTATTGTGATTTTTGCAGGTGCTTCTTAAAATAGTCAATAATGAAAAATTACGACTTGCCCACATCAAAATTAAATTGCTGGAGTTAATAACTAGCAATCTCCTTTGCCTGGCCTTACTTATATAGAACTGTATGATTGTGCAGGTTGAGCTGAGCCCTGGGAAACCAGTGTAAAATGAAAAATGGGCTTTTCATGAGAGAAACAACCAACCaaatgattagtggtgatgtcAAGAGTAGAGATGTGTGGTTTGGGAAAGGGTCACGACAGATGTGGCTTGAAATTTTTGATTGGTCataatattgtgtcagacacATTAATTTTAACAGGTCAAGCAGTATAatataacttttttttgcaatatatataatacagtacaaaCATCAAGGGATATAATCCATCCATGAGTATTAAGTGTTACTGAGGCTAAACATCAATTTGTACaagcacatatgtgaccagcaGGGAGTGTTATGTGGCAGTAAAACTTGCCTacggccatgaaattttcagtccTTTTTATAATATAAATTACAGAATGTAAATTAAATTAAACTGTATTTATGATAGTTCTGAGAAAgacaattaattttaatgtcaTAAAAACCAAGCCATACTACATTACATTAAATCTAAAATGGGGCCAAAAAATATCTAATATATAGAGTCAAATCATCTGGCGCACTAACAATGTACGTACTATATCCAGTCATTGGCACAACCCTCTGAGATAAATTGTAACATTTTAGTACTTCCTGCTGTTTTATGTCAGGTTTTAATTTGTACCAACATGCCCTATAGGCCTGGTcacatgtgtatgcatacatattTGCAAGGGAGGGATATACTGCTGCTATTAGCAACAATAATTTTGTTGCATTTTCAAACACAAATACAATACGTACCCTATTTTACCCGTATAACATGCAACCATGCATCTATGTGTCACTTATAATATTGTAGCATGTCATTGTTTTAGGTAGCTGACACGCACTCTGTTTcaaacactataattatacgCATTTTGGTAGCCATGCAGTTGTTTATTACACATGACAAGCTGTGATATAAGTAGTTAAACACGCAATGTATAGTACCAGTGGTTGAAATGAGCTAAAACAAGTGACCATGTAGTATGTGACCACGTAgtttgtagtttgtgtgtgcTATAATTAGAATGTTTTAAGGTAGTTATGACTCCATTTACAAAAGCCAATTAGATAACATCTCTTTATTCTcttatagctactgtacctcATACTGTATGTAAAGGATTTGGACTAGTTAAAGGTACTGTATTTGGCATTTGGCAAAATTTAGTGAGTTAAGAGGCACAGAAAAGAATTGTGGCTATAGATAGCACATAATGTAAAACAATTTCATTAGCTTTtatattatagcaattttgAAATTATTCTattggggcatgctcccagacctcTAGATAGGATAATATGTTCCACAAATTTGTTGCACCAATCATGTACcacttttcttagccaacctAAAAGTTTTGTCCTGTTAGTATCCCCCTTGTGAATCCTATGATCTTCCCCTGTAGTACACTGTATTCACATAAACAGCCTATATATAGACATACATGTTTATATATAGTAATGGCAAAGACTGTACTTATGTTCTGATTTAGGCACTTCGCATGCATCATAGGCACTGCATGCATACAAGTTCtatttatataataataatataaagtgCACTATAACTGATAACAATTTAACGCATAAATCAAGATAATATAGTGTCAGATTTAACAAGACAACTAACAGTAGCTAAATCAAAGTTTAAAATTACTTGCGTGCTACAACAAAGGCATATTCTGCAGCACTAATTGAACCAGTGATTAATTCCTTTGGCTTACTCCAGGTGTCAGCATGGAGAACATTAAAACCAGCTTCTTTATAGTACTGCTTCACATCTTCCAAGGACAAGGAAAAAGCAGCGTAGTACATCTTGTTTCCATGCTTAAACCAAGTGAGGTGTATAGTTGTCTGTGACACAAAAAAGCCATTAGGAGTTATCATATCATAAACTTTCTTCAAACCAACTTTGTATTCTTCTAAGGTGTCATAAGAACTACCCAAACAAAAGCTACTGCTTAAAATATCCACAGGAATAGTAACAGCTGGAGCAATCACATCAGCTTTTATATCACATGGAATTAGACGTAGTAAACTACGCAACTTGTCTTCACGTTCCAACACAGCACAAGAACTGGTTCTCCCTTCAAGCTTTTGGACAACATGTTTGAAATAAGGTGACCAGTCAAAAGCATCAGGATCCTTGTTCTTCCACATGGATACTTCATCCAAGTTAGCCTTCACATAATCGGAATGGTATATCTTAGCTACATGTGGCACAGCACTGACATATGAGTAAATGCAAGGACCCCCTCCAAGCTCCAACAGAAGTGCAGTAGAATTATCCCACTCCTTGTGATATTGTTGATAGAAGTTGTGAAAGTATTGAGCAGTTGATGGAGATATTAATGAACTTGCAAGCATTGGTGTGTTCTCTTCAAGTACAGATAAAGGAAGGAACTCTTTCATATATTTCTTTGCATCATTGAAACGCTCCTCCATAACATCTATGTCACTAATTGTAACATAAAAACAAGTATATATACACTACATTATAGTCATACATCATTGACAAGATACATAGTAGTGTTTTGTTTCACAGGCATAaagaagtttacaaggagaattcTGGAacaaaaagtagcaaggcttgaaAAATGGATCACTGTGCATGCGTGTCCATGATAATTTATATTGCAGTACTCTAATAATGTTGTCAAGAGTATCTGACAACAAAAAAGCATGCGATAAAGATAAACTGTGGTACCAAGGTGAAAAGTGCATGGATAACGGTACCCGAAAAGGTTGGTGTCTTGTTTAACATGTACGGTTTTCTCATTTGCGTATATTTGCAGCTACCCACTGTGAGTGTGGCAACATTTTGGAAAATAGACACTGAAGTGAGGATAACACCCCTCTAAATGAAAGAGACCAGACAACTCTCCTGATGATTTAAATAAGAACATTGATGTTTGTCATCACTGCAATATGAAATGCACAAAGAAAAGTAAGGCTGTACAATGTGATTCGTGGCTGCATGCATTGTGACATGTGAAGGTTTAAATAAAGAGCAATATAAGTTGCTTACTCGGTTGACATCTACTGTTGATAATGTTATGTATTATTGTAAGTCCAACAAATGTGAAACCTCTTCAAGGCAGCTAATGTTCAATTCTACCCACAAAGCCCTTTTCCTACATGACAGTTCTGAAGCCAACGAAACTGAGTCACTAACATCAGAGCACAGTGAAATTAGAAAAGAGATTTGTCTAAAAAGTTAACGTTTTATGTTAAAACCTACAACAAGAGATAAAGTCTACAGCTTCCTCTATTGCTTAAAGTTCTGACCTGCTATACCCAATCTACTTCAGCTGCATTGAGTGACATTGGTAAGATCTCTGATCGTAATCGTCACAAAACAACTTAATGATGTACAACTATCTTGAAGGAGCTGATTTGTAAGCTGATAAAGAATCCCTTTACTCATCAGTTTttgacctcattatagtagttgaTAAAATCCTTCACCTTGGTAGGAGGCTTGAAGGAAAGCACAGGCCATTACTTATTAGATTGAACTCAGAAAGTGATAAACATGCTATTCTCTCAAACTCCCCACCTTAGAGTTCATGATCATTATAAGAGGGTGTTCATCTCCCATGATATGACACAATCCGAGTGCATCAAACACAATTAAGGCACTGTAGTCCAAGAAATACAATCCAGAAGAGACTTAATGATCCAAAATGGTAACATCATTGTTAGATATTCTCATGTGGTAAGTAATTATAAGGAGTCTGACCAACCGTGGATAAATAAACACATTAAACAATTGAGGCGACAGAAACAAGCTAGCTAGAATCGTGCTAAAGCTACAAAGTCATCTGCTGATTGGTCACATTACAGGAAACTTAAAAAGACTATGCAAAGGGAATGCCAAAGAGCATTTAGGAAACACATGTTTAACACCATAATAATTACACGATCCATATCAAAATGGCAAGAAGAAAAGGCTGTTTCAGCATATGAACAGATTACTGTGGTCTGGGAATGCTGCATAAGGATGGCTTTAACCATAGACAACCAGGCAAAATCTGAGATACTAAATGAACAATTCTCTTCAGTGTTTACAAGGGATGATGGTTCCAAGTTGCCGCACACGGAAGATAGTCCGTATCAAGATATTTCACGTATTGAATTTGATGTATCTAGCATTGGGCATTGTCAAATTACTCAGCAATTTTTATCCCACCAAGGCCTCAGATCCAGACTTTACTACTAAAGTGAGGTATCTCCTTGTCTTAAACTGCTTTATTCTGCTTCGTTAAACCAATGTATAGGGTTCCATCAGAGTGGAAAAAGCATTGATCTGCCCACTGTTCAAAAAATGAAATAGAACGGATCCATCAAACTATCGGCCAGTGTCTCtcactagtgtgtgtgtagtaatgTCATGGgacacataattatttatagcAATATCATGTCACCTATGGAATCAAATAGAGTTTTGTTAGACATGCATTTTGGATTTCAGCAATGCCATTCTGCTGAACTACAGTTACTGCAAACAATCCACGATCTCACTTATAATTGAAATGAAAGGGGATTAATTTGGCTTGATTTTAGTGAGACAAAGTGGCCCCACTGTCAATTACTTTAAAGTTGACTTATTATGGGGTCAGAGGTGACATACTAAACTTGTTCCTGACTGGACGTACACAGAGTGTTGTGTGTGGAGGATGTACCTCCTCTCTCTGTAATGTCTTAAGTGGCATCCCACAGGGTTCTGTATTAGGGCCTCTTGATATACATAAATGATGTTTTACAGGAATTAAGTTCTATTTGTTGCTTATATGCTGATAACTGCATAGTATTACCTCTATAGGAGGATTGATAGTTTAGCAGAAGTTAGAGATGATCTACAGCTACTTGAATTATGGGAGGAAAAGTGAAAGATGTCCTTTAATGTTAATAAATGCATGGTTGTTTCAGTATCCCTTAAAAGAACCCCCATACAAGCTAATATTTTCTATATTGTAAACAACTTACTGTTGTTGAGTGTGCTAAGTACTTGGGGGTGTCAACTGACTCTAAACTGTCTTTTAACGAACATGTAGACTATGTATGTAATAAGGCTAACTCTGTGCTAGGCTTTGTATTTCAAAAACTGCTCACGTAAAACCAAAGAAGATCTGTATCTTACTTATGTTAAACCCATATTGGAATATGCAGTCGCAGACTCAGCTCGCAGTTTGGGTTCCTTACACTAGACAATCTTCAAACAAACTGAAGCCTATACAAAAACGTGTAGCTCACTTTGTGATGTGTGATTATCACCAAATTAGCAGTGTATCTAATATGCTGCTGCGTCTCAACTGGAATACCATAGAAACTAACTTTAAAATGCCTAAGACTTCAGATGttacacaaaattatttacaacCATGTGGATATCTCATTACCTATAGTTATATAACATACAGAACAAGGCATACCAGGGGCAGTGATCTTAGATTCATACTGCCAGATATGACTATAGATGTTTACAAGTCAGTACAATTTCTCTGCTACAATTCGATTATGGAACAATTTACTTAGTAACATTAATAAGCTGTGAGATAACATAGATACTTTTAAGGACTAATTAAATTAGATCGCATTACAAATCTATAGTTTAAATCCCCCCCATTGTAGCATACTCACTGATGTGAGCTTTACAATTATaacatgtaataataataataataataatggtaataatttgacagctattaaagtcACTAGTAATTTGAATTCTAGGTCATATTAAGAGtttctgtatatgtgaccgggcctgcgaaaacagggcatgtgggcacataaaatttgcctaataTGGTTCAGCGGCATCAACTCTACCTGATTACATGCCCAAGGTATATTCAATATCCTTGGAGAACGACCAtcgagatttcagtttagatggtgtcTCTGTGATCATGTCGGTAAACTCATCCAGGAGACTGGAGGCATACTAGTCCTCGTAGTTTCTACTTATGAACATAAAATATCAAAAGTTAGCTTATAGCTTGTTTATAATGTTACAGAGAGTAAATTGAAGACTAAAGAggaactctagatctgtaaagaCACTTAGAATTCTGGTAGACTCTGACAATGagattgtcaatagtcaggtaactaagaactctATAGCAGCCTGGTGGTGGGTGGCTGAAGGtggtagttaggtgactgctataaagttcttagttacctgactattgacaataccattgtcagagtctacTGGAATTCTAAGTGtctttacagatctagagttccTCTTTAGCCTTCAATTTACTCTCTGTAACAATATGATATAATATAAACtttgcatataaactaacttttgatattttatttccataagtagaaactaCGAGGACTTGTATGCCTCCAGTCTCCTGGACGAGTTTACCGACATGGTCACAGAgacaccatctaaactgaaatcttgACGGTCATTCTCCAAGGATATTTAATATACCTTGGGCctgtaaccatttaatcaggtagagtcgatgccaCTGAACcatatttttcaaactttcatgactcataactttttgtcaCCACCCAATAGCCTTGCAATTTTCCACatttattaaacatttaattggctatataatacaagttatagaatgtaaatattctattccattaCTAAGATAGGACCTTCCATGTAacaaggtgtagtttgtgcccacacgccctattttcacaggcctggtcacatatggtCATTACAGATTGATTGTTTTATGTGGATACTGGTTTAAACATTGGCTAAACTTAATGTAGAATGCAATCCAATTATCAACAAAACAAATCCAATAATGGATTAATAAAACTAAATGAAGAATTTTAAAGACAGAgaaatag encodes the following:
- the LOC136258403 gene encoding nicotinamide N-methyltransferase-like, which gives rise to MNLSPELQRDSVNDGDIDVMEERFNDAKKYMKEFLPLSVLEENTPMLASSLISPSTAQYFHNFYQQYHKEWDNSTALLLELGGGPCIYSYVSAVPHVAKIYHSDYVKANLDEVSMWKNKDPDAFDWSPYFKHVVQKLEGRTSSCAVLEREDKLRSLLRLIPCDIKADVIAPAVTIPVDILSSSFCLGSSYDTLEEYKVGLKKVYDMITPNGFFVSQTTIHLTWFKHGNKMYYAAFSLSLEDVKQYYKEAGFNVLHADTWSKPKELITGSISAAEYAFVVARK